The nucleotide window CTGAAGCCTTGAGGTGATTTCACCTCAGGGACGGAAATCCCACTGATTTTTAGCCGCAAAAAAGACGCAAAAAACACAAGAGGGATGGCCTCTTGGGTGGCGCTGCACCACTTGAGGTAGCAGTACCCAGCACCGATCCCTTTTGAGTTTTTTGCGTCTTTTTGCGGCTAACTCGGTCTGGTCAACATGCCCACACACGTGAACATGCCGACCGACTCTCAACGTCACTACGGCTTGTAGTAGCGGCCCATGTACTTGAGGATTTCCGCGCGGAGTTCTTCGCCGTCGATCAGCCCGCTGTGGCGCCAGATGACGCTTCCGTCCGGGGCGACGAGGACGGTGTGGGGCAGCGGGCCGGGCCACTCGGGATCGAGGGCTTTCACGAGGGCGTCCGGGCTGGGGCCGGTGTAGATGTAGCTGTTGGTGGTGCGGTTCTCCGCCTTGAGGGAGGCTTTGATTTTGTCCGGCATGGCGGCCTGATACTTCTCCAGGAAGGTCTTCACCTGATCCTTCAGCTGAGGGCGGTCCATGCTGATGGTGATCATCTCAAAGTCACGCAGGCCGAACTTGCGGGCGGTCTTGGCCAGCTCGGGAAACTCCTCCACACACGGCGCGCACCACGTGGCCCAGACATTGAAGAGGCGGACTTTCTTGGTGCCGTTCTTGCGCAGGGCGGCGACGCCATCAGCATCGATGAGTTCCACGTCCACGGTGGCCTTGGCCCATTTCTCGTCATCCACGGCGACGGCGGATTTTTTGGTGAGCCACTTGGTGGAGCAGCCATGGGGACGCGTCTCCGCCACCGGGACGGGCTTGCCTGCCAACAAAGCTTCAATGGCATTCTGCGCACTCGGCGTCTTCACGGAACCTTCATCGACGAAGCGCGAGTCATCGAACTCACCCTTGTAGGCCAGCTTCCGCTTGCCATCGAAGATGAAGATGTGGGGAGTCGCGAGGCAGCCGTACGCCATGGCCATCGCCTGGGTCTCGCCGTCGTAGAGGTAGGGGAAGTTGAAGCCCTGCTCCTTCGCGTGCAGCTTCATCTCGGGGAAGCTGTCGTTGTATTTGGAATAGCCCAGCTCATCCGGACGCAGACCCACCGGGTTATTTGGATTCACCGCCACAAAAGTCACCCCCTTGTCCTTGGTCTGCTCCACCAGCTTTTTCAGGCGTCCTTCGATGGCTTGCGATTCTGGGCAGTGATTTGAGATGAAGGCGATGACCAGAATCTGCGCGTCCTTGTAGCTATCCAGCGTGTGCGTCTTGTCATCGATGCCCGACAACGAGAAGGGCGGGGCGACATCGCCGATGGCCAGCTCACGGAAGGCTTCGGGCATGCCGGAGGATTTTTTCTTGGCAGGAGCGGGGGCCGATGGAGAAGCCGGAACTGGTGCAACCGATTTTGGAGGCTCCGATTGGGCGGAAAGCACCCCGCCAACAAGTGAAGCAGCCAGCAAATAGAAGAGTCGGACATTCATGATCATAGGGGGCGGGCGAAGAGCCAGACACACTTGGCTTAGCGAGAGGAAATCAGAAAAAGAGGTGCAATGCCAACCATCATTCC belongs to Roseimicrobium gellanilyticum and includes:
- a CDS encoding redoxin domain-containing protein, whose translation is MPEAFRELAIGDVAPPFSLSGIDDKTHTLDSYKDAQILVIAFISNHCPESQAIEGRLKKLVEQTKDKGVTFVAVNPNNPVGLRPDELGYSKYNDSFPEMKLHAKEQGFNFPYLYDGETQAMAMAYGCLATPHIFIFDGKRKLAYKGEFDDSRFVDEGSVKTPSAQNAIEALLAGKPVPVAETRPHGCSTKWLTKKSAVAVDDEKWAKATVDVELIDADGVAALRKNGTKKVRLFNVWATWCAPCVEEFPELAKTARKFGLRDFEMITISMDRPQLKDQVKTFLEKYQAAMPDKIKASLKAENRTTNSYIYTGPSPDALVKALDPEWPGPLPHTVLVAPDGSVIWRHSGLIDGEELRAEILKYMGRYYKP